From a region of the Xyrauchen texanus isolate HMW12.3.18 chromosome 47, RBS_HiC_50CHRs, whole genome shotgun sequence genome:
- the LOC127638731 gene encoding zinc finger protein AEBP2-like isoform X1 yields the protein MTSTTSDASERESPNPSEQNGDGSESGLRAADQEPAFKMDVNGETHEKSNGEESREQSPEEATREDGGDDEREPEAEMEKEQLKNPGSVDGTVEQLKREQKEEEENASSPAEKSGVGVMKRRASLEISLSSDGEPLNRMDSEDSISSTLMDMESIASSGRSTPAMMNGLGGVSTSSVKGSSYPCCWDQCHMLFNTSPDLAEHIRGLHVDGQCGGVFVCLWKGCKVYNTPSTSQSWLQRHMLSHSGDKPFKCVVGGCNATFASQGGLARHVPTHFSSQNSSKLSSQSKVKEESPSKAGINKRRKLKCKRRRSLPRPHDFFDAQTMDAIRHRAICLNLATHIESQGKGHSVVFHSTVIARRKEDSGKVKVLLHWMPEDILPDAWVSESDRPQMKTKVVHLSQLPQDTAVLLDPNIYRMFF from the exons ATGACTTCGACAACTTCTGACGCCTCCGAGCGAGAGTCGCCGAACCCGAGCGAGCAGAACGGCGACGGGAGCGAATCTGGCCTGCGCGCCGCCGACCAGGAACCGGCCTTTAAGATGGACGTGAACGGCGAGACGCACGAGAAGTCCAACGGCGAAGAATCGAGGGAACAAAGCCCGGAGGAAGCCACGAGGGAAGACGGGGGTGACGATGAAAGAGAACCCGAAGCGGAAATGGAGAAAGAGCAACTGAAGAACCCCGGTAGCGTGGACGGGACGGTGGAGCAGCTGAAGAGAGAAcaaaaggaggaggaggagaacgCGTCCTCACCGGCGGAGAAAAGCGGCGTCGGCGTCATGAAGAGACGCGCGAGTTTAGAGATCAGTTTATCCTCTGATGGAGAGCCGCTCAACCGCATGGACTCTGAGGACAG TATCAGTAGTACTCTGATGGATATGGAGAGCATCGCGTCCAGTGGCCGTTCTACTCCAGCTATGATGAATGGGCTCGGCGGGGTGTCTACGTCATCTGTTAAGGGCTCATCTTACCCCTGCTGCTGGGACCAGTGCCACATGCTCTTTAACACCAGCCCAGACCTGGCTGAACACATCCGCGGACTGCATGTGGACGGCCAGTGCGGaggg gtgtttgtgtgtctctggaAAGGCTGTAAGGTTTATAACACCCCGTCCACCAGTCAGAGCTGGCTACAGAGACATATGCTGTCACACAGCGGAGACAAACCATTCAAG TGTGTAGTGGGCGGTTGCAATGCCACCTTCGCCTCCCAGGGGGGGCTAGCGCGCCATGTGCCAACCCACTTCAGCTCACAGAATTCCTCCAAACTCTCCAGCCAAAGCAAGGTGAAGGAAGAGTCGCCGTCCAAAGCGGGCATCAACAAACGGAGGAAACTCAAGTGCAAGCGACGCAGGTCATTGC CACGGCCTCATGATTTTTTCGACGCTCAAACGATGGATGCAATCCGCCATCGCGCCATCTGCCTCAATCTAGCAACCCACATTGAGAGTCAGGGCAAAGGTCACAGTGTGGTCTTTCACAGTACG GTGATCGCCAGGCGGAAGGAGGATTCTGGGAAGGTGAAGGTGCTGCTTCATTGGATGCCAGAGGACAT ACTTCCAGATGCTTGGGTCAGCGAGAGCGACCGTCCTCAGATGAAGACCAAAGTGGTCCATCTTTCCCAGCTTCCTCAGGACACAGCGGTACTACTGGACCCGAACATCTACAG gatgtttttCTAG
- the LOC127638731 gene encoding zinc finger protein AEBP2-like isoform X2: MTSTTSDASERESPNPSEQNGDGSESGLRAADQEPAFKMDVNGETHEKSNGEESREQSPEEATREDGGDDEREPEAEMEKEQLKNPGSVDGTVEQLKREQKEEEENASSPAEKSGVGVMKRRASLEISLSSDGEPLNRMDSEDSISSTLMDMESIASSGRSTPAMMNGLGGVSTSSVKGSSYPCCWDQCHMLFNTSPDLAEHIRGLHVDGQCGGVFVCLWKGCKVYNTPSTSQSWLQRHMLSHSGDKPFKCVVGGCNATFASQGGLARHVPTHFSSQNSSKLSSQSKVKEESPSKAGINKRRKLKCKRRRSLPRPHDFFDAQTMDAIRHRAICLNLATHIESQGKGHSVVFHSTVIARRKEDSGKVKVLLHWMPEDILPDAWVSESDRPQMKTKVVHLSQLPQDTAVLLDPNIYR, translated from the exons ATGACTTCGACAACTTCTGACGCCTCCGAGCGAGAGTCGCCGAACCCGAGCGAGCAGAACGGCGACGGGAGCGAATCTGGCCTGCGCGCCGCCGACCAGGAACCGGCCTTTAAGATGGACGTGAACGGCGAGACGCACGAGAAGTCCAACGGCGAAGAATCGAGGGAACAAAGCCCGGAGGAAGCCACGAGGGAAGACGGGGGTGACGATGAAAGAGAACCCGAAGCGGAAATGGAGAAAGAGCAACTGAAGAACCCCGGTAGCGTGGACGGGACGGTGGAGCAGCTGAAGAGAGAAcaaaaggaggaggaggagaacgCGTCCTCACCGGCGGAGAAAAGCGGCGTCGGCGTCATGAAGAGACGCGCGAGTTTAGAGATCAGTTTATCCTCTGATGGAGAGCCGCTCAACCGCATGGACTCTGAGGACAG TATCAGTAGTACTCTGATGGATATGGAGAGCATCGCGTCCAGTGGCCGTTCTACTCCAGCTATGATGAATGGGCTCGGCGGGGTGTCTACGTCATCTGTTAAGGGCTCATCTTACCCCTGCTGCTGGGACCAGTGCCACATGCTCTTTAACACCAGCCCAGACCTGGCTGAACACATCCGCGGACTGCATGTGGACGGCCAGTGCGGaggg gtgtttgtgtgtctctggaAAGGCTGTAAGGTTTATAACACCCCGTCCACCAGTCAGAGCTGGCTACAGAGACATATGCTGTCACACAGCGGAGACAAACCATTCAAG TGTGTAGTGGGCGGTTGCAATGCCACCTTCGCCTCCCAGGGGGGGCTAGCGCGCCATGTGCCAACCCACTTCAGCTCACAGAATTCCTCCAAACTCTCCAGCCAAAGCAAGGTGAAGGAAGAGTCGCCGTCCAAAGCGGGCATCAACAAACGGAGGAAACTCAAGTGCAAGCGACGCAGGTCATTGC CACGGCCTCATGATTTTTTCGACGCTCAAACGATGGATGCAATCCGCCATCGCGCCATCTGCCTCAATCTAGCAACCCACATTGAGAGTCAGGGCAAAGGTCACAGTGTGGTCTTTCACAGTACG GTGATCGCCAGGCGGAAGGAGGATTCTGGGAAGGTGAAGGTGCTGCTTCATTGGATGCCAGAGGACAT ACTTCCAGATGCTTGGGTCAGCGAGAGCGACCGTCCTCAGATGAAGACCAAAGTGGTCCATCTTTCCCAGCTTCCTCAGGACACAGCGGTACTACTGGACCCGAACATCTACAGGTGA